The region CACTGTATCCTTGCCACATGAAACACTTCGCACCGAGCTCGATAGAAACCAATTTACTAGATACTAGCAGGTTTAGCCAAGCATCTAAAGTTTACAAGCTGTAGCTATCGCATGATACCTTCTCTTACAGTGTGTCTTTAAAACCAACAACACAAAGATAATCGGTCATTCAAATCATGACAACAATAATCTTACTTCATTCGCAAGTCTGGGAAGTATAGTTCGAGTGACGACCTTGAATATCAGCCAGTCTTTGAAGCCTCGCAgtggccgccatatttgttttacGATGGTCAGAGCCGACGCTTAAACCGAAGATTTCCACCGAAGATCCGATGACGTCACGTCAGTTTGGCGGATGGAAACAAGTGACGACCTCTTTCTACGGATTCATTTTAAATGAGAaagattcgaaagatactggagttcattgaaaggattaagtgctgacttggagtgtgtaattttcaagagtaatacatcatgttccttttggaataaggccgattattaGAATCAGacagcatcaaacaaggtaatctgtTGATTTGTATTTCCCACAATCGATTGAATATATCGGAATAAAAGCTTCTTTTTCATTTCCCCGTGTACAGAATGATTTTTTGGGGGTATCCTGCATGAACCCTTTCATTACAAGAAGCTGTCCAAGTTTCAGAACATTCTTGATTCTCCATTTAGTGTTCAGCCCAACTCAGATCACCTACAGGATCACCTACAGGATGACCAAAGATCATGTTATCTTCCATAGCACAATGTATCCAAGAAAGGGAAATTCATGTAGCTACCTCGTGGAGTTCAATTCAAATGGGATGACTGTATATGGAAAAGTAGTTTGTTACATTGTACGTGAAAATGTGGCATATGCATTACTTGAAGAACACAAGAAAACTGGCAGAAATTGTCTGCCAAGATCTACCTTTACCTCAAGATCCAGTTTTAAAGGATATTGTGGAGAGAAATTTAATAGGTGAACATTACCTTGAAGTTGAAGAAGATGGTGAACTATTAATCGTCAGTTGTCATCAAATTGTAAATAGATGTCTTTTTGTCAAAACAAGGGAAGCTAGAGGTTTCATAACAGTGCTAGATACTCCATATGATCATGATTAGACTTCAAAACTGATTAAACTGCCTTGGTGTCTAAGTTAAATAACTATAGCAATGTTAATCAATTTCCCTTAGCAGCCCactgaaggaatttaataagcTAAGAATACAGgttggtacatttcgctgacccccaggcaatggactacccaaatggactaccctaaaaatgcTATTCGAACgagtactgttgatctatgtgtaagtggcatctcaaatagtgcttacatgtacttaagcctcaacacccattttaaacagcatttttcaacagtatttaagtctaagcacccattttaaaaaggttagcttacatgaagtaatccgccatcacaacaataatcgaaaggtTTGAGATGTTGCCTACACATAGATGAACAGTACTCATTCAAAAttgtatttttagggtagtccatttgggtagtccatggactgggggtcggCGAAATGTACCAACCCGTAAGAATACACTGAATCTCAAATTTGAAAATTGAAGTTCAAATGCACTAGGTCTGTATGAAAAAGCTATTTTAaccaagaggtttttttcctcgcatactccggttttcccctctcataaaaaaaaaaacaatctttcAATTGATTTGTTCTgctttcagttgatttgtagtctccccaattagtagagcccTCATGCTCAAATAAGCCTTAAGACTCAAATAAagtgattgttattattagtattactaTTTACCTATAAGATTGAAATATCATTGAATGCTAACTTTTTtaacaagatcttgtaagattgtCTTAACATTGTTTTTAATAGATGTTAGAGTGTTGATACCTAATAATTTTTCTgagatcttgtaatttttttgtatcGATAGAATGCTGCAAACTGACTTTTGATGACACGATCTTGTAAGATTTctttaagatcttacaagattttatcaagatctttgaagatcgtTAAATGCTACGCACTGACTAAATTtgacaagatcttgtaagatttattttaagatcttacaagattttTATTAAGATCTTTTAAGGTCTTGGCAAGTTGGatactgattttttttctcatgagatcttgtaagattctcttaagatcttacaaggtattttgtaaaataatgacaGGAAGACGGCAATAAGAATAGGTGATCACTGATAACGACAGGAACTGCAATTCAATCTCCATGATTGTAATGACGAGTCACAACCCGCAAAATGAATACATGTGGCCAACCGATTTTTTTAAGTACTTCAGatcaagatcttacaagattttTACTATCATTTTTTAAGATCTGAAGAGTTAAAcaagatcttattaagatcttattCTTAataagaatcttacaagattcttgaAAGATCTTACAAGAGcttaataagatttccacctggggGTACTCAGGGGAATTTTCGGAGTGAATGAGTTAAGCATCCGGCTGGAAAGGGGCATACTGAACAGTAAGCATTGCTTATCAGTAGTATATTGGGACTTAGCTGAcactttttatgcaaattaggtagtGTTATAATATGCTAATGAGGGTGATAATATTAATGAGTTGTTTTTGACCGTGAAGACTGGGCAGAGACTCGAGGTCGGGGAAGATGGCGGATGCAGAGGAGGGGGGAAAATTGTGGTAGAAGATGATCATTTACAACAGCTGAACAAGAAGAATAAATCTGGTGTGTTCGGCGTTGTTGTTGATGATTTTTgttctcttcttcttcctttGTTCTTACAAGATAAAAAGtagaacaagaaaaaaagcgCTTGAAAGTCAGCTTACACAATAAAAATGGATAAGCTGAATGTCAAACGATTTTTGACTGTGATCCAGAAGTCGGAATAAGTgatcaaagaaaaatagaaagatgGCGAAAAGGTAGATAAAATATATATACCTTCTTTACATCTCCCTTTTTTCCTGATCTTTATACGAATATTATTGATTTATAGATTAACTATTTTAGAAATATATAGATGATTGTAGTAGTCTTATTCTCCCATTTTCGTCCACATCAAGAGAAGGCAAAAATCGTTTTGTTTCGGCCGCGACGAAATTAGATACGTCATAGCTACTTAATTAGGTTAATCACCGTTAATAACATTAGTACGGCAAGCTTCCTCCCGAAGTCGACATCTGAGGCCATCGGGTATGTAAAATCTGTGGTTCGTTTTCTTTGAACTTTGTTCATATAACCTGATAAACTGTTTATAATCATAGGTTTCGAAAGACTCATCAATAAACAACAGAAAGTCCTTTGAAACGTGGCTATTTTATACCGTTAACGCTTCGGTCGAGGAAACATTCGAAAGCCGCTCATCAGCGCGATGGCAGAAGAAGCCAAGAACGTCCGTCGCGTCGCAAAATCAAGATTCACCAGAAAAAGGAACGAACTCCTTAAGTCAATCTCATCAGCCAGCAATCACGAACTCGTGGAAAACAACTACGCTCAATTCCTGGAAGCATGGAACGTCCTGGAAACAAAGCACGATCTCTACGCGATGCTTTTATCAGACGACGCCAAGCTAGAAGCCGCCGAAACATGGATCAACAAAGTACAGGAGGAGTTCACCGAAGCGACAAAAGCTAAGATGAACTTTATTAACCACATAGCGGACGTGCAAATGAGAGCGCGCGCGGAAACGGAACAAAGGGATAAGGCGAACAAAGAACGCGAGCAAATGGAACGATTCTTTGATCAAGCAATGATCAGACGAGAAACAGCGCGAGCCATATTTGAAACAGCTTGTCAAAGCGCTTCGCACACACTCAGCGCGGACAAAGTAGAGCCGTCTACGGCGAAGAGACTTCAGAAACAGATTGACGAAGCTTTCGCGGAATGCAAACTAGCGAATAGCGCGCTACTCGATTTATCTACTCGAGAATCtgcagccaatgaaattaaatggctCCAAGCTACTCAAGCGACGTATAACGAGATGAACGCTAAACTCGAAACACACCTCGTAGGCGAACATGAACGCGAACTGCAGCCGCAGATCAAAGGAGAAAAGAGCAATCACCTACAACTAGAGAAAATCAAAATGCCCCGATTTGAAGGAGAGTTGAGAGAATATCCATCCTTCAAAAGAGACTTCCAGAAACAAGTCATGCCGCACCTTACGGAAGATACATTATCCTACACGTTGCGTTCCTGTCTCGGAAAAGAACCTTTAGCTCACGTAAAGAGCGTCGACGATGACGTTTACGAGATGTGGAAGCGACTCGACGAAAAATACGGGGACCCAGCGAAAGTCGCGGACGCGATAATTAATGAGATAAGACGCGTAAGATCCATccgcgaaagcgaaaacaagcgattCATAGAGCTGGTAGAAATCATAGAAGACGGATATCGTGACCTTAAGAGACTTGGCTTGGAAGCAGAAATAACCACAACGAGCTCAGTAAGCATCATAGAGAGAAAACTCCCGCCAGACGTACGCAAAGAATGGGCTAAACTATTAAGTTCTGACGACAGCACTGTGGACAAAACCAACAAGTTTCCGAGCCTGCTCAAATTTTTACTTATGCAAAAACGCGCTATCGAGTACGACGGTTCTGATCTTCGCGCGCAGGGCGCAGCCATAACGAAGGCAGTTGTCCATTACACCACAGCGGGTGAAAGACACGACAGCCGCAGCCAGAGAACTTACAGCAAGTGCGTCGTTCACGAAAACTCGAATCATCTTACCAAGGATTGTAGAGTATACCTCGATAAAACAGTAAGCGAAAGACTgtcaacattgaaagaaaaaggtgCGTGTTTTTCCTGCCTCAGAACTGGTCACCGATCACGCAATTGCCGCTCTAAAAAGGATTGCGGCGTCAATGAATGTAAGAAGAAACATCATCCCACATTTCATGAAGAAGATCAGACAGAGACTCCAAGCGCATCCGCAATATCCAGTGCATGCAGCCATGGGGGTAATGAGACCTGCATCCTCCAGTTGCAACAAATAAAAACTTATAGAGGACATGCAAACGTCTTGTGGGACAACGCATCATCCATTAGCCTCATAACCCGCGACAAAGCACGGGAAGAAAGACTGTGCGGAACGCCACTTGAAATCACTCTCGTGAAGGTGGAAGGGAAGGAAGAGAAAATAAGTTCCAGAAAATACAAATTGCCGCTCATTGACCTCAAGGGCGAAACGACGCTTGTGGAAGTTTGCGAAATAGACAAAATTACCACCGACATTCAAAGTGTTAACATGGATAAGGCACTTGACGCTCTCCAGATACAAAGGGGCGACGTGTCTCGGCCGAAAGGCGCCGTTGACGTCCTCATTGGGTATGATTACGCAGGCTTCCACCCggtaaaagaaagaaatgtcgaACACCTAATGTTATTGAAGAATCGTTTTGGACGATGTATAGGCGGGACACACCCTTCTATTCGGGAGAAGAACCACAAATCAGCATTCGACGCATGTGCAAACCACCTAAAAGCAGTCAAAATTGACGACTTCTACAATATCGAGAGATTAGGTGTTAGCTGCACGCCGCGCTGCGGAGGCTGCAAATGCGGAAAATGAACTCCTGGAACCAGCGACTACACTCTGAAAGAAGAAAGGGAGCTCCATCTCATCGAGAAAGGCCTTGAATTTAACGAACAGGAAAAATGCTGGATCCCTGAATATCCCTGGATTCGCGATCCACACGACCTGCCAGATAACAAAAGAGCTGCCTTTGGAAGACTCTTAAGCACCGAGCGAAGATTATTGCGAAATCCCGAACATAGCAGAGTTTATCAAAATCAAGTTGAGGACATGGTAGAACGAGGAGTAGCTAGAAAACTAAGCAAGCAAGAGCTCGAGAATTATAAAGGCCCTATCCACTACATCTCCCACCACGATGTTCTAAAGCCTGATTCGAAATCGACTCCAGTGAGGATCGTCTTTAACAGCAGCGCGAACTATATGGGACACGTCCTTAACGAGTACTGGGCAAAGGGTCCCGATCTATTAAATAATCTTGTAGGAATCCTCGTACGATTCAGAGAACACGAAATTGGATTCATCGGAGATGTGAAAAAGATGTATCACACCGTGAAGACCAAGATCATAGAGCAACACACGCATCGTTTTCTATGGCGCGACATGAACACAAGCAGGGATCCGGATACGTACGTTATACAAAGAGTTTCATTTGGAGACAAACCCTCGGGTACCATAGCGACCGTAGCCATGAGAAAGACAGCGGAACTATCAAAAGAGAATTATCCACAAGCCGCGAATACCGTAATATCCAACTCGTACATGGATgacattgtagacagtgtacatAGCGACGTACAAGCTAAGCAACTAACTAATGAGATTGAGGCAGTCCTAGTCAAGGGCGAATTCAAGATAAAGGTTTGGTTCTATTCGAACGACAAAACAGCAAACGAAATGGCTCTAGAACCCAACCAGCAAAATTCATCAACCGAGAAAGTACTCGGCGTCATTTGGAGTACAGACAAGGATCAATTCCGGTTTAAAGTGGGAATAGACTTAACTCTGACGAAAGCCAAAGGACGCATCAAAGAAAACCCAACTACTGGCGAAATAACGAAGAGGATTATCCTCTCACAGATAAACCGCGTGTATGACCCTCTTGGTCTAGCAGCTCCCGTTACGGTTAGAGCGAAGATTTTGATGCGCCAGCTTTGGGCAACAGAAAAGAAACTCGGCTGGGACGACCCTGTCCCTGAGAAGCAAAGGATTAACTGGCTGGAATTCTTCCAAGATCTGCTCAATATGGATCAAGTTATATTTCCAAGGTGCCTCAAACCATCAGGTGCACTACATCGCATCGGAGAGATACAGGAAGGTACCAATCCCCAAGACTGGTATTAGGTCGAGAGTGATAAAAACATCG is a window of Montipora capricornis isolate CH-2021 chromosome 13, ASM3666992v2, whole genome shotgun sequence DNA encoding:
- the LOC138030451 gene encoding uncharacterized protein, whose amino-acid sequence is MAEEAKNVRRVAKSRFTRKRNELLKSISSASNHELVENNYAQFLEAWNVLETKHDLYAMLLSDDAKLEAAETWINKVQEEFTEATKAKMNFINHIADVQMRARAETEQRDKANKEREQMERFFDQAMIRRETARAIFETACQSASHTLSADKVEPSTAKRLQKQIDEAFAECKLANSALLDLSTRESAANEIKWLQATQATYNEMNAKLETHLVGEHERELQPQIKGEKSNHLQLEKIKMPRFEGELREYPSFKRDFQKQVMPHLTEDTLSYTLRSCLGKEPLAHVKSVDDDVYEMWKRLDEKYGDPAKVADAIINEIRRVRSIRESENKRFIELVEIIEDGYRDLKRLGLEAEITTTSSVSIIERKLPPDVRKEWAKLLSSDDSTVDKTNKFPSLLKFLLMQKRAIEYDGSDLRAQGAAITKAVVHYTTAGERHDSRSQRTYSKCVVHENSNHLTKDCRVYLDKTVSERLSTLKEKGACFSCLRTGHRSRNCRSKKDCGVNECKKKHHPTFHEEDQTETPSASAISSACSHGGNETCILQLQQIKTYRGHANVLWDNASSISLITRDKAREERLCGTPLEITLVKVEGKEEKISSRKYKLPLIDLKGETTLVEVCEIDKITTDIQSVNMDKALDALQIQRGDVSRPKGAVDVLIGYDYAGFHPVKERNVEHLMLLKNRFGRCIGGTHPSIREKNHKSAFDACANHLKAVKIDDFYNIERLGVSCTPRCGGCKCGK
- the LOC138030452 gene encoding uncharacterized protein; translated protein: MVERGVARKLSKQELENYKGPIHYISHHDVLKPDSKSTPVRIVFNSSANYMGHVLNEYWAKGPDLLNNLVGILVRFREHEIGFIGDVKKMYHTVKTKIIEQHTHRFLWRDMNTSRDPDTYVIQRVSFGDKPSGTIATVAMRKTAELSKENYPQAANTVISNSYMDDIVDSVHSDVQAKQLTNEIEAVLVKGEFKIKVWFYSNDKTANEMALEPNQQNSSTEKVLGVIWSTDKDQFRFKVGIDLTLTKAKGRIKENPTTGEITKRIILSQINRVYDPLGLAAPVTVRAKILMRQLWATEKKLGWDDPVPEKQRINWLEFFQDLLNMDQVIFPRCLKPSGALHRIGEIQEGTNPQDWY